From Alkalidesulfovibrio alkalitolerans DSM 16529, a single genomic window includes:
- a CDS encoding leucyl aminopeptidase, with amino-acid sequence MNIALADTSALTTAETLMLPLFADRPAPLPSPFEALAQTPGLSEASAKFKETGLFYTLPGAPCRRLLTVGMGDAADFSLDKLSRALAVAARVARDRLCERAGVLLAGLPEIESASAPRIVREATVALCLGLYAFKLLKTTDEAPADPKEFLLLPDENASREKLSAALALGLAEAEGVCLARDLVNRPSNHASPAIVAETARELAARHGFSCRVHGRQEIEAMGMGAFAAVAQGSRAEPAFIVLDTDPDGGKPLVLIGKGVTFDTGGISLKPAAKMEEMKSDMAGAAAVLGCLETLGRLGGGRGERRVIGLLPCTDNMPDGGSVKPGDVVESLAGLTVEIVNTDAEGRLLLADALAFAARLSPATVIDAATLTGACRIALGVHYAGVFSPSDELAERIRVTGADVGDRFWRLPLDELFAEELKSDTADLKNVGRREGGAITAAMFLKRFVPEGASWAHLDIAPTSFVDAASDLWPKGATGFGVRTLAALARGQG; translated from the coding sequence GTGAACATAGCCCTTGCCGACACCTCCGCACTCACAACCGCCGAAACCCTGATGCTGCCGCTGTTCGCCGACCGCCCCGCGCCCCTGCCCAGCCCCTTCGAAGCGCTGGCCCAGACCCCTGGCCTTAGCGAGGCTTCCGCCAAATTCAAGGAGACCGGCCTTTTCTACACCCTGCCCGGCGCGCCCTGCCGCCGCCTGCTGACCGTGGGGATGGGCGACGCGGCCGACTTCTCTCTCGACAAGCTGTCCCGCGCCCTGGCCGTGGCCGCGCGCGTGGCCCGCGACCGCCTCTGCGAGCGCGCGGGCGTGTTGCTCGCCGGGCTGCCCGAGATTGAAAGCGCAAGCGCGCCGCGCATCGTGCGCGAGGCGACCGTGGCGCTCTGCCTGGGGCTTTACGCCTTCAAGCTGCTCAAGACCACGGACGAGGCCCCGGCTGACCCGAAGGAGTTTTTGCTCCTGCCGGACGAAAACGCCTCGCGCGAGAAGCTTTCGGCCGCGTTGGCTCTGGGTCTGGCCGAGGCCGAAGGCGTGTGCCTGGCCCGCGACCTCGTGAACCGGCCCTCGAACCACGCCTCGCCCGCCATCGTGGCCGAAACGGCGCGCGAACTGGCCGCGCGGCACGGCTTCTCCTGCCGCGTGCACGGCCGGCAGGAAATCGAGGCCATGGGCATGGGCGCGTTCGCGGCCGTGGCCCAAGGGTCGCGCGCCGAACCCGCGTTCATCGTCCTGGACACCGACCCCGACGGCGGCAAGCCCCTGGTCTTGATCGGCAAGGGCGTGACCTTCGATACCGGCGGCATCAGCCTCAAACCCGCAGCCAAGATGGAAGAGATGAAGAGCGACATGGCTGGCGCGGCGGCTGTGCTGGGCTGTCTGGAGACGCTCGGCCGCCTTGGAGGTGGGCGGGGCGAACGCCGCGTGATCGGCCTCTTGCCCTGCACGGACAACATGCCCGACGGCGGCAGCGTGAAGCCCGGCGACGTGGTCGAGAGCCTTGCCGGACTGACGGTGGAGATCGTCAACACCGACGCCGAGGGCCGCCTGCTGCTGGCCGACGCCCTGGCCTTCGCCGCACGCCTCTCCCCTGCCACGGTCATTGATGCCGCGACCCTCACCGGAGCCTGCCGTATCGCCTTGGGCGTGCACTATGCGGGAGTCTTCAGCCCAAGCGACGAGCTCGCCGAGCGCATCCGGGTCACGGGCGCGGACGTGGGCGACCGCTTCTGGCGGCTGCCGTTGGACGAACTGTTCGCCGAGGAGTTGAAGAGCGACACGGCGGACCTGAAGAACGTCGGACGCCGCGAGGGCGGGGCGATCACGGCCGCGATGTTCCTCAAGCGCTTCGTGCCCGAAGGCGCTTCGTGGGCGCATCTGGACATCGCGCCCACATCCTTCGTGGACGCGGCCTCGGACCTGTGGCCCAAGGGCGCCACGGGATTTGGCGTGCGCACTCTGGCGGCCCTTGCGCGCGGCCAGGGCTGA
- a CDS encoding flagellar hook protein FlgE: protein MFSSMFVGATGAVAHNTMIQTIGHNLANVNTIGFKNTRTLFEDLMYENKPTGGGVSPGGAVFGAGQVGKGVRVSDIMTDYSQGSFEMGTFATDLAIGGKGFFRVVDDQGRAFYTRAGSFRFDNEGVLRDMNRFALQGVPIDPVTGLSGGGSQTIRLPMGEEERDGQIVNVYRSDPRATQNMTVITNLDSGSPDRTHDPANPFFSLGLAWDGTSQPPLAESQYSYLNGIKIYDADGTARNVSIYFDPVRSGVNNAGPGGTRYWEYVVTVDPSEDGRALADPRAGGLLMMGTLTFNAAGNVIDQTAYVLDPSATDSSDLDNWRLATLADGRPSFDAVFRASGGGTLAPQSMNLNFGLVAGDDWSDPGARASAVGSNAGSLPSMSATPQSALFTTSFASSSVTLTQNQDGYSTGYLNYLSVNTGGVLTAYYSNGQKEDLYQVSLYNFPSEYGLRREGGNLFSETPNSGAAIEGVPGEDGLGAIAQSTLEQSNVDLAMEFANLILGQRGFQANTKVITTADSIISTLNQMKR from the coding sequence ATGTTCAGTTCCATGTTCGTTGGCGCCACGGGAGCCGTGGCGCACAACACCATGATCCAGACCATCGGCCACAACCTGGCCAACGTGAACACAATCGGCTTCAAGAACACGCGCACGCTGTTCGAGGATCTGATGTACGAGAACAAGCCTACCGGAGGCGGAGTCTCTCCCGGCGGCGCGGTGTTCGGCGCGGGGCAGGTGGGCAAGGGCGTGCGGGTCTCGGACATCATGACCGATTACAGTCAGGGCTCCTTCGAGATGGGCACATTCGCCACGGACCTGGCCATAGGCGGCAAGGGCTTCTTCCGCGTCGTGGACGACCAGGGACGGGCCTTCTATACACGCGCGGGCAGCTTCCGCTTCGACAATGAGGGCGTGCTGCGCGACATGAATCGCTTCGCGTTGCAGGGCGTACCCATCGACCCCGTGACAGGCCTGTCCGGCGGCGGGTCGCAGACCATCCGTCTGCCCATGGGGGAGGAGGAACGCGACGGTCAGATCGTGAACGTCTATCGTTCCGACCCCAGGGCCACGCAAAACATGACGGTCATCACCAACCTCGACTCCGGAAGCCCTGACCGGACGCACGATCCCGCGAATCCGTTCTTCTCGCTGGGACTCGCCTGGGACGGGACCAGCCAACCTCCCCTGGCCGAGTCGCAGTACTCCTACCTGAACGGCATCAAGATCTACGACGCGGACGGCACAGCGCGAAACGTGAGCATCTATTTCGATCCCGTGCGCAGCGGCGTCAATAACGCCGGGCCGGGAGGAACCCGCTACTGGGAATACGTGGTGACGGTGGATCCCTCCGAGGATGGCCGCGCGCTGGCCGATCCAAGGGCCGGGGGGCTCCTGATGATGGGCACCCTGACCTTCAACGCGGCGGGCAACGTCATCGACCAGACGGCTTACGTGCTCGATCCGTCGGCAACCGACTCCTCCGATCTCGACAATTGGCGGCTGGCCACCCTGGCAGATGGACGCCCCTCCTTCGATGCGGTGTTTCGCGCCTCGGGCGGTGGAACGCTCGCCCCGCAGTCCATGAACCTCAATTTTGGCTTGGTGGCTGGCGACGACTGGAGCGATCCGGGCGCGCGCGCCTCGGCCGTGGGCTCCAATGCGGGCAGCCTGCCGAGCATGAGCGCCACGCCGCAAAGCGCGCTCTTCACCACGAGCTTCGCTAGTTCCTCCGTGACCTTGACCCAGAATCAGGACGGCTACTCCACCGGCTATCTGAACTACCTGAGCGTGAATACGGGAGGAGTTCTTACGGCCTACTATTCCAACGGGCAGAAGGAAGACCTCTACCAAGTCTCGCTCTACAACTTCCCGAGCGAGTACGGACTCAGGCGCGAGGGTGGCAATCTCTTCTCAGAGACGCCGAATTCCGGTGCGGCCATCGAGGGCGTTCCCGGCGAGGACGGCCTGGGTGCCATTGCCCAGTCCACGCTGGAGCAATCCAACGTGGATCTGGCCATGGAGTTCGCGAATCTGATCCTCGGGCAGCGGGGCTTTCAGGCCAACACCAAGGTCATCACCACGGCTGATTCCATTATCAGCACCTTGAACCAGATGAAACGCTAG
- a CDS encoding response regulator — protein sequence MAKPIRLLVADDHAIVRDGLGRLLASQPGVEVCGEAADGAQAVARCLDLDPDIVLMDIGMPGMDGIEATARIKEARPETRILILTAHEDRNLVRLAMKAGASGYLLKNADRGRLAQAIETLMQDGAFLEPDLCIEAGDVPCGKDDNRFAALTKREREILAMAAEGMRNREIADRLCISVKTVEKHRANLMKKLGLHSVAELVSFALKADFLYKA from the coding sequence GTGGCGAAGCCTATCAGACTGCTCGTGGCGGATGACCACGCCATCGTGCGCGACGGCCTGGGGCGTCTCCTGGCCTCGCAGCCAGGGGTGGAGGTCTGCGGGGAAGCCGCGGACGGCGCGCAGGCCGTGGCGCGCTGCCTGGATCTGGACCCCGACATCGTGCTCATGGACATCGGGATGCCTGGCATGGACGGCATCGAGGCCACCGCGCGCATCAAGGAAGCGCGGCCGGAGACCAGAATCCTCATCCTCACGGCCCATGAAGACAGGAATCTCGTGCGTCTGGCCATGAAGGCCGGGGCCAGCGGGTATCTGCTCAAGAACGCCGATCGTGGCAGGCTGGCCCAGGCCATCGAGACCCTGATGCAGGACGGGGCCTTTCTCGAACCCGACCTGTGCATCGAGGCGGGCGACGTTCCGTGCGGAAAGGACGACAACCGGTTCGCCGCCCTCACCAAGCGTGAACGCGAGATACTGGCCATGGCCGCCGAGGGCATGCGCAACCGCGAGATCGCGGATAGGCTGTGCATCAGCGTCAAGACGGTGGAGAAGCATCGCGCCAACCTGATGAAGAAGCTCGGCCTGCACTCCGTGGCCGAGCTCGTTTCCTTCGCCCTCAAGGCTGATTTTCTCTATAAGGCCTGA
- a CDS encoding zinc dependent phospholipase C family protein — translation MPKELTHWLVAQATAERLADTPWQSPLAACPNMLRIGSVAHDALYYLPASAPAACRRVPYVLSGHEGEDSHEILRLLARDHAAHPRPWLAAWLAGLATHIAADTTFHPLVFWATGDYHHPDPRRRTRAVQRHRAFETLMDIHFMGGIGRVLPMSLSRTLRGAETPRETLFAEGRLTDTTGVEAGLARDCQARAWRIFAVMQALARTTWLSSGLYAARGLLPSGARELLALHYIPAMTTQLPRLAGEIDYRHPVTGEERRESLDALFERAVQRAAELLRALTPAAFEGKEPDLAPGLPLDGGTAGALTHFADPPLIEF, via the coding sequence ATGCCCAAGGAACTGACGCACTGGCTGGTGGCGCAGGCCACCGCAGAGAGGCTTGCGGACACGCCCTGGCAGTCCCCTCTCGCGGCCTGCCCGAACATGCTGCGCATCGGCTCGGTGGCCCACGACGCGCTCTACTACCTGCCCGCCTCGGCCCCGGCCGCCTGCCGCCGCGTGCCCTACGTCCTTTCCGGCCACGAGGGCGAGGATTCGCACGAGATCCTGCGCCTTTTGGCCCGCGATCACGCCGCGCACCCGCGCCCCTGGCTGGCCGCCTGGCTGGCCGGGCTGGCCACGCACATCGCGGCCGACACGACCTTTCATCCCCTGGTCTTCTGGGCCACCGGCGACTACCACCATCCGGACCCGAGGCGGCGCACCAGGGCCGTGCAGCGGCACCGCGCCTTCGAGACGCTCATGGACATCCATTTCATGGGCGGGATCGGGCGCGTGCTGCCCATGTCGCTCTCCCGCACGCTGCGCGGGGCCGAGACGCCGCGCGAGACGCTCTTCGCCGAGGGCAGGCTGACCGACACCACGGGCGTGGAGGCGGGGCTCGCGCGCGATTGCCAGGCGAGGGCCTGGCGCATATTCGCGGTCATGCAGGCCCTGGCCCGCACGACCTGGCTGTCGAGCGGGCTGTATGCCGCACGGGGCCTTCTGCCGTCCGGCGCGCGCGAACTTTTGGCCCTGCACTACATCCCGGCCATGACCACGCAACTTCCCCGGCTCGCGGGCGAGATAGATTATCGTCACCCGGTTACGGGCGAGGAACGGCGCGAGAGCCTCGACGCGCTCTTCGAGCGGGCCGTGCAGCGCGCGGCGGAACTGTTGCGGGCGCTCACCCCGGCCGCGTTCGAGGGCAAGGAGCCGGACCTTGCGCCCGGCCTCCCCCTGGACGGCGGAACAGCCGGAGCGCTGACGCATTTCGCCGATCCGCCGTTGATCGAATTCTAG
- the aroC gene encoding chorismate synthase, translating to MSGNTFGKLFRLTTFGESHGPGLGGVIDGCPAGIPLTEADIQVELDRRKPGTGGIAATARREDDAVHLHSGVFEGRTTGTPIGFFIANQDMRSRDYSAIKDVWRPGHADRTYDAKFGFRDYRGGGRSSGRETVSRVAGGAVAAAFLATRGVSVLAYPVEVGGVPARVIDPENAHARPFFSPDEAAVAAFEERCRQARAAGDTVGGVVEVRARGVPAGLGEPVFDKLDARLAYALMGIGAVKGVEIGAGFSAARATGATNNDPMTLDGFASNNAGGILGGISSGQEIVVRCAVKPIPSIGQPQRTMTRQGEETEITVGGRHDVCAIPRIVPVCKAMVLLVLADMWLLDRRLGGECPRN from the coding sequence ATGAGCGGCAACACTTTCGGCAAGCTCTTTCGCCTGACCACCTTCGGAGAATCCCACGGGCCGGGGCTTGGCGGGGTCATCGACGGCTGCCCGGCAGGCATTCCCCTGACCGAGGCCGACATCCAGGTCGAACTCGACCGCAGAAAGCCCGGCACGGGCGGGATCGCGGCCACGGCGCGGCGCGAGGACGACGCCGTGCACCTTCATTCCGGCGTCTTCGAGGGCCGGACCACGGGCACGCCCATCGGCTTTTTCATCGCCAACCAGGACATGCGCTCGCGTGATTATTCGGCCATCAAGGACGTCTGGCGGCCGGGCCATGCGGACAGAACCTACGACGCCAAGTTCGGCTTCCGCGACTACCGCGGCGGCGGCCGCTCCTCGGGCCGCGAAACGGTCTCGCGCGTTGCGGGCGGCGCGGTGGCGGCAGCGTTTCTGGCCACGCGCGGCGTTTCGGTCCTGGCCTACCCCGTGGAGGTGGGCGGCGTTCCCGCGCGGGTGATCGACCCGGAGAACGCTCATGCCCGGCCTTTCTTCAGCCCGGACGAGGCGGCCGTGGCCGCCTTCGAGGAGCGTTGCAGGCAGGCGCGCGCGGCCGGTGACACCGTGGGCGGCGTGGTGGAAGTCCGGGCGCGCGGCGTTCCCGCAGGCCTTGGCGAGCCGGTCTTCGACAAGCTCGACGCGCGGCTGGCCTACGCGCTCATGGGCATCGGCGCGGTCAAGGGCGTTGAGATCGGCGCGGGCTTCTCGGCCGCGCGGGCCACGGGCGCGACGAACAACGACCCGATGACGCTTGATGGCTTCGCCTCGAACAACGCGGGCGGCATTTTGGGCGGCATCTCCTCGGGCCAGGAGATCGTGGTGCGCTGCGCCGTGAAGCCCATCCCCTCCATCGGCCAGCCGCAACGCACCATGACGCGCCAGGGCGAGGAGACCGAAATCACGGTGGGCGGCCGCCACGACGTCTGCGCCATCCCGCGCATCGTGCCCGTGTGCAAGGCCATGGTCCTGCTTGTCCTGGCCGACATGTGGCTGCTCGACCGAAGGCTCGGCGGCGAATGCCCAAGGAACTGA
- a CDS encoding efflux RND transporter permease subunit: MLVHFFIDRPVFSAVLSIVITLVGAICLYLLPVAQYPEIVPPTVQVKATYPGASAGVVEESVATPIEQQVNGAEGMMYMQSVSANDGTMTLTVTFEVGRDLDMATVDVQNRVALAEPQLPPDVVRQGITVKKQSPNMLAVINLMADDPGYDALFLSNYATINLADNLGRIKGVGNVMVYGAGDYGMRIWLDPEKLARMNLTVADVIAAVGEQNVQAPAGQIGSPPSPPGQEVQLAIQTRGRLSEPEEFGAIIVRAGADGSLLRVRDVARVEMGSQSYSAFSRLNGKDTASILVYQLPGANALDVVAEVRAAMGEMAKSFPHGISYQVSHDTTSFVTDSINEVVQTLFEALLLVFLVVFIFLQNGRAVFIPMLAVPVSLIGAFAAFQVLGFSINTLTLFGLVLAIGLVVDDAIVVVEAVQRLIDEEGLSPREAAKKAMDEVTAPVIATSLVLIAVFVPVAFQGGVAGRLYQQFALTLSVSVALSTIVALTLSPALCALLLRPEKTTRGPLGWFFGKFNAGFARLTAGYEASVTRAIRRFGLVLSLMAVLFGATWVLLEKLPTSFVPAEDQGYLIAAVQLPEGASLQRTDAIMRQIEQIAANEPAIRDILTLGGLNILTSANSSYAGTCFIMLKPFEERTEPGMSAQAVQQRLQRAFMSLSEGLAMAFNPPAIQGLSTTGGFEFQVQQRGGGEVADLSQAAQAFMQDAGKRPEVTRLFTTFSDNVPQVFLDLDRDKTKLLGVPVDSVFQTLQTYLGGYYVNDFNKYGRTYRVMLQAAPEYRQRAEDVGVFHVRGQDGAMVPLSTLVTTQGVSGPEYITHFNLYRSVTINGDTPHGFSSGQSIAAMESAARSLPQGYGFEWSGISLQEKLSGDQAMYVFLLALVMVFLFLAALYESWAIPFAVLLTVPLGIFGAMAGQWLRGLENDVYAQIGLVMLIGLVAKNAILIVEFAKMKHDAGMDARQAAIMAARLRFRPILMTSFAFILGVVPLVISTGAGAAARHALGTSVFAGMIAATCLGVIVVPVLYSLIQGWATRMRTGRASGEAANGSRENA; this comes from the coding sequence GTGCTCGTCCATTTCTTCATCGACCGGCCCGTCTTTTCGGCCGTCCTCTCCATCGTCATCACCCTGGTGGGGGCCATCTGCCTCTACCTCCTCCCCGTGGCCCAGTACCCGGAGATTGTGCCGCCCACGGTCCAGGTCAAGGCGACATATCCGGGCGCGAGCGCGGGCGTGGTCGAGGAGAGCGTGGCCACGCCCATCGAGCAACAGGTCAACGGCGCGGAAGGCATGATGTACATGCAGTCCGTCAGCGCCAACGACGGCACCATGACCCTGACCGTGACCTTCGAGGTAGGCCGCGACCTGGACATGGCCACCGTGGACGTGCAAAACCGCGTGGCCCTGGCCGAACCGCAACTGCCGCCAGACGTGGTGCGCCAGGGCATCACGGTCAAGAAGCAGTCGCCCAACATGCTGGCCGTCATCAACCTGATGGCCGACGATCCGGGCTACGACGCCCTCTTCCTCTCCAACTACGCGACCATCAACCTGGCCGACAACCTTGGACGCATCAAGGGCGTGGGCAACGTCATGGTTTACGGCGCGGGCGACTACGGCATGCGCATCTGGCTCGATCCGGAGAAGCTTGCCCGAATGAATCTGACCGTGGCCGACGTGATCGCGGCCGTGGGGGAGCAGAACGTGCAGGCCCCGGCGGGCCAGATCGGCTCGCCGCCCTCACCGCCGGGCCAGGAGGTGCAGCTCGCCATCCAGACCAGGGGCCGCCTCTCCGAGCCCGAGGAGTTCGGCGCGATCATCGTGCGCGCGGGCGCGGACGGCTCGCTCCTGCGCGTGCGCGACGTGGCCCGCGTGGAGATGGGCTCGCAGTCCTACAGCGCCTTTTCGCGCCTCAACGGCAAGGACACCGCCTCCATCCTCGTCTACCAGCTTCCCGGGGCCAACGCCCTGGACGTGGTGGCCGAGGTGCGCGCCGCCATGGGGGAGATGGCCAAAAGCTTCCCGCACGGCATCTCGTACCAGGTCAGCCACGACACGACCAGCTTCGTCACCGACTCCATCAACGAGGTGGTCCAGACGCTCTTCGAGGCGCTGCTCCTGGTCTTTCTGGTGGTCTTCATATTCCTGCAGAACGGCCGCGCGGTCTTCATCCCCATGCTGGCCGTGCCCGTCTCGCTCATCGGCGCGTTCGCGGCCTTTCAGGTACTCGGCTTCTCCATCAACACCCTCACGCTCTTCGGCCTGGTGCTGGCCATCGGCCTGGTGGTGGACGACGCCATCGTGGTCGTGGAGGCCGTGCAACGCCTCATCGACGAGGAAGGGCTCTCGCCCCGCGAGGCGGCCAAGAAGGCCATGGACGAGGTTACGGCCCCGGTCATCGCCACCTCGCTCGTGCTCATCGCGGTCTTCGTGCCCGTGGCCTTCCAGGGAGGCGTGGCCGGACGGCTCTACCAGCAGTTCGCCCTCACCCTCTCGGTCAGCGTGGCGCTTTCGACCATCGTGGCCCTCACGCTCTCCCCGGCGTTGTGCGCCCTCCTGCTCCGGCCGGAGAAGACCACGCGCGGCCCCCTGGGCTGGTTCTTCGGCAAGTTCAACGCAGGCTTCGCGCGGCTCACGGCCGGTTACGAGGCCTCGGTCACGCGGGCCATCCGGCGCTTCGGCCTCGTCTTGTCGCTCATGGCCGTCCTTTTCGGCGCCACCTGGGTGCTCCTGGAGAAGCTGCCCACGAGCTTCGTGCCCGCGGAGGACCAGGGCTATCTCATCGCGGCCGTGCAGCTTCCCGAGGGCGCGTCGTTGCAGCGCACCGACGCGATCATGCGCCAGATCGAACAGATCGCCGCGAACGAACCCGCCATCCGCGACATCCTCACCCTGGGCGGCCTGAACATCTTGACCAGCGCCAACAGCTCGTATGCGGGCACCTGCTTCATCATGCTCAAGCCCTTCGAGGAGCGCACCGAGCCCGGCATGTCGGCCCAGGCCGTACAGCAACGCCTGCAGCGAGCCTTCATGAGCCTTTCCGAGGGACTGGCCATGGCCTTCAACCCGCCCGCCATCCAGGGACTTTCCACCACGGGCGGGTTCGAGTTCCAGGTGCAGCAACGCGGCGGCGGCGAGGTGGCCGATCTGTCCCAGGCGGCCCAGGCCTTCATGCAGGATGCGGGCAAGCGGCCCGAGGTGACACGGCTCTTCACCACCTTCAGCGACAACGTGCCGCAGGTCTTCCTGGATCTCGACCGCGACAAGACCAAGCTCCTGGGCGTGCCCGTGGACTCGGTCTTTCAGACCCTGCAGACCTACCTCGGCGGCTACTACGTCAACGACTTCAACAAGTACGGCCGCACCTACCGCGTCATGCTCCAGGCCGCTCCCGAATACCGCCAGCGGGCCGAAGACGTGGGCGTCTTCCACGTGCGCGGCCAGGATGGGGCCATGGTCCCGCTCTCCACGCTCGTGACCACGCAAGGCGTCTCCGGGCCAGAGTACATCACCCATTTCAACCTCTACCGCTCCGTGACGATCAACGGCGACACGCCGCACGGCTTCAGCTCCGGCCAGTCCATCGCGGCCATGGAGAGCGCGGCCCGGAGCCTGCCCCAGGGCTACGGCTTCGAGTGGTCGGGAATCTCGCTGCAGGAGAAGCTTTCCGGCGATCAGGCCATGTACGTCTTCCTGCTGGCCCTGGTCATGGTCTTCCTGTTCCTGGCCGCGCTTTACGAGAGCTGGGCCATTCCCTTCGCGGTGCTGCTCACCGTGCCCCTGGGCATCTTCGGCGCCATGGCCGGGCAGTGGCTGCGGGGGCTTGAGAACGACGTCTACGCCCAGATCGGCCTGGTCATGCTCATCGGTCTGGTGGCCAAGAACGCCATCCTCATCGTGGAATTCGCCAAGATGAAGCACGACGCGGGCATGGATGCGCGCCAGGCCGCGATCATGGCCGCGCGCCTCAGGTTCAGGCCGATCCTCATGACCTCCTTCGCCTTCATCCTGGGCGTGGTGCCGCTCGTGATCTCCACGGGCGCGGGCGCGGCCGCGCGCCATGCCCTGGGCACGTCGGTCTTTGCCGGCATGATCGCGGCCACCTGCCTGGGCGTGATCGTGGTGCCGGTGCTTTATTCGCTCATCCAGGGCTGGGCCACGCGCATGCGCACGGGCCGGGCATCCGGTGAGGCGGCAAATGGATCACGGGAGAACGCATGA
- a CDS encoding efflux RND transporter periplasmic adaptor subunit — protein MHRFPKSHRIRAFRRACALSCLVLFLAACGGEDSGKAKADADAPKPTPVSVMTLAPRDVVLNYEYPGRISAKESVEVRARVEGFLEKMAYVEGSLVKQGDLLFVIDERPYKETLNQAQADLNRTQAALDKAAVDERRFSSLVKQGVVSQEEYDSVHTRYREAQAARDASRAAVEQARLNLGYCRVNAPIDGRAGKALVKVGSLVGRSESTLLTTVDSIDPVYVDFSISEQEYLAYVREHQQKVAEGIPDPAPPLHLILADGRDYGITGTADVAQRTVDPTTGTLSIRGIFGNPDGLLLPGQYAKVVVGAGVMNGVLLVPQRAVMDVQGKKSVYVVGEKGLLESRAVTLGPSHGSDFIVAEGLSSGDRVVVEGTQRLRPGMPVAPQAAPQAPAGAGQAGN, from the coding sequence ATGCATCGTTTCCCAAAAAGTCATCGCATCCGGGCCTTCCGGCGCGCATGCGCGCTTTCCTGCCTCGTACTGTTTCTAGCGGCCTGCGGGGGCGAGGACTCTGGCAAAGCCAAGGCCGATGCCGACGCCCCCAAACCCACACCGGTCTCGGTCATGACTCTTGCGCCACGGGACGTGGTCCTGAATTACGAGTATCCGGGGCGCATCTCGGCCAAGGAGAGCGTGGAGGTCCGCGCCCGCGTGGAGGGGTTCCTGGAGAAAATGGCGTACGTGGAGGGCTCCCTCGTCAAGCAGGGCGACCTGCTGTTCGTCATCGACGAGCGGCCCTACAAGGAGACCTTGAACCAGGCCCAGGCCGACCTTAACCGCACCCAGGCCGCTCTGGACAAGGCGGCCGTGGACGAGCGCCGCTTTTCCTCCCTGGTCAAGCAGGGCGTGGTCAGCCAGGAGGAATACGACTCCGTGCACACGCGCTACCGCGAGGCGCAGGCCGCGCGCGACGCGAGCAGGGCCGCCGTGGAGCAGGCCCGGCTGAACCTCGGCTACTGCCGCGTAAACGCACCCATCGACGGCCGCGCGGGCAAGGCCCTGGTCAAGGTGGGCAGTCTCGTGGGGCGGAGCGAATCCACGCTGCTCACGACCGTGGACTCCATCGATCCCGTGTACGTCGATTTCAGCATCAGCGAGCAGGAATATCTGGCCTACGTGCGCGAGCACCAGCAAAAGGTTGCCGAGGGGATTCCCGATCCCGCGCCGCCGCTGCATCTCATCCTGGCCGACGGCCGGGATTACGGGATCACGGGCACGGCCGATGTGGCCCAGCGCACCGTGGACCCGACAACGGGCACCTTGTCCATCCGGGGCATTTTCGGAAACCCCGACGGCCTGCTCCTGCCCGGCCAGTACGCCAAGGTCGTCGTGGGCGCGGGCGTGATGAACGGCGTCCTGCTCGTGCCGCAGCGCGCGGTCATGGACGTGCAAGGAAAGAAGAGCGTTTACGTGGTCGGCGAGAAAGGATTGCTCGAATCGCGAGCCGTCACGCTCGGTCCGAGCCACGGCAGCGACTTCATCGTCGCCGAGGGGCTTTCCTCGGGCGACCGGGTCGTGGTCGAGGGAACCCAGCGGTTGCGGCCCGGCATGCCAGTGGCCCCCCAGGCCGCGCCCCAGGCCCCGGCCGGAGCCGGGCAGGCCGGGAACTGA